A DNA window from Zingiber officinale cultivar Zhangliang chromosome 3A, Zo_v1.1, whole genome shotgun sequence contains the following coding sequences:
- the LOC122054013 gene encoding U-box domain-containing protein 4-like: MAKTICLPKKKQLNQDFKHQGLVRLQTSLAANRITAIKANRITALMLVEQLSAGSQEVKAVAARELRLMAKTGKENRSFIAEGGAIPALYRLFRSTNPVAQENALTAILNISIHDENKRKIMEENGCLELIVYVLRYGLTTEVRENAAATLSSLSAIHDFKKMIVDEHGVVAALADLLMQGSPRGKKDAVMALFNLSTHPESWSQMLNMGAVSALARALRDEIVAEEAAGALTLLMRHHILAQTIASEDTAITNLVGLMKRGTPKAKENAIAALQEMCRRG, encoded by the coding sequence ATGGCAAAAACCATTTGTCTTCCAAAAAAGAAGCAACTCAATCAAGACTTCAAACATCAAGGCCTTGTCAGACTCCAAACATCATTAGCAGCTAACCGAATCACAGCAATCAAAGCTAACCGAATCACAGCGTTAATGCTAGTAGAACAATTATCAGCTGGTTCGCAGGAAGTGAAGGCTGTCGCAGCCCGTGAACTCCGATTAATGGCAAAAACCGGGAAGGAGAATAGGTCTTTCATTGCAGAGGGTGGAGCAATCCCAGCTCTCTACCGGCTTTTCCGGTCTACAAATCCAGTTGCTCAAGAGAATGCCCTGACTGCAATATTGAACATATctattcatgatgaaaacaagagaaAGATTATGGAGGAGAATGGTTGTTTGGAATTAATAGTATATGTTCTGAGATATGGGTTAACTACTGAGGTAAGGGAGAATGCAGCTGCTACATTGTCTAGCCTCTCTGCTATCCATGACTTCAAGAAGATGATTGTGGATGAGCATGGTGTTGTTGCAGCACTAGCTGATTTGCTGATGCAGGGAAGCCCAAGGGGAAAGAAAGATGCAGTGATGGCCTTGTTTAATCTTTCGACCCATCCTGAGAGCTGGTCCCAAATGTTGAATATGGGAGCAGTTTCAGCCCTGGCGAGAGCTTTGAGAGATGAGATTGTTGCTGAGGAGGCTGCTGGAGCTCTGACATTGCTTATGAGGCATCACATTCTGGCGCAGACAATTGCAAGTGAGGATACTGCAATCACAAATCTGGTAGGGTTAATGAAAAGGGGCACCCCTAAGGCAAAGGAGAATGCAATTGCAGCTTTGCAAGAAATGTGCAGACGTGGATGA
- the LOC122050651 gene encoding uncharacterized protein LOC122050651 gives MASARDKVSYVYPNVNAAGAGMLLIETFTSPTMNLSERGYHMYDEMEEWLGMIVLLLLHVTCLVMYLLCCQKFFCLLELIQLSILVSPFPFSLILISLMLPFTFHLFGRPQWLTVKSRSQCYVDKIREEL, from the exons ATGGCATCTGCTCGGGACAAAGTAAGCTACGTGTACCCTAATGTCAATGCAGCAGGCGCAGGCATGCTGCTCATAGAGACCTTCACTTCTCCAACCATGAACCTCTCCGAACGTGGATACCACAT GTACGATGAAATGGAGGAATGGTTAGGAATGATTGTTCTTTTGTTGTTGCATGTTACATGCTTAGTGATGTATCTTCTGTGTTGTCAAAAGTTTTTTTGTTTGCTAGAGCTTATTCAACTTAGCATCCTTGTTTCTCCATTTCCCTTCTCCCTTATTCTGATCTCTCTAATGCTTCCATTCACATTTCATCTATTCGGCCGTCCACAGTGGCTCACTGTCAAGTCACGTTCACAGTGCTACGTCGACAAG ATAAGAGAAGAATTGTAG